Genomic window (Oncorhynchus masou masou isolate Uvic2021 chromosome 26, UVic_Omas_1.1, whole genome shotgun sequence):
AACAGATATtgagagaggatgacagtgggGAAAGATACAGGTTGTGTCAAGGCCAGATCTGAACCTAAGCCGCCTCTGTAGAAGTGTGCAGATGCTTCAGCAGTACTGCTAGCCCAATCAGGTCATACATTCCATTTGAAATCTTCCATGGCATGTGGCTTGTTACACGATAACCTGTTCCCAATTCATTTGGTATTTAGCTCTTTAGAAGCTCTAAATGCACTCCAAACTAGCTTTTCATGTATTTGTGAAAGCAAAGATGGGGTAGAATGCATTACAATTCAAGTTGTGTTAAAATACAATCTGTTATTGTGTAATTATTGTATTCCCAACAAATGTTTAACGCTTTCATTTCCGGTAGGTAACCTCCTCTTCGCCGACACCATCCTACTGCTGGCCAGCCAACTGCTGTACATATTAGCCGTCGCTGGGTTGTTTGTGATCCGATATATATGTGTTGTGATTGTGTTGGTGGCTATTTTCACCAGCGCTGTTTCCCCTCTCAACCTGTCTGTGATGTCGCTAGAGAGGTATGTTTGCTTATACCCTTTCCCCTATTTAGTCCCCCAGGCAAAAGAGGTTTCTAACCTCaagggttaaataaaggttaaatagtgtactacttttgaccatattTGGTACTCAATAAAAATGATCCTTTCCAGGTACGTGGCTATCTGTTATCCTCTGAGGCATGCCTCCATTGTCACCCCCGGGACTACAGGCGTGGTCATTGCTGTGGTGTGGATCCTGTGTTCCCTAAACACTATCATTAAGCTTGTCATGCTGCTGGTTCTAGAGTCCATGCCCCTGGACCAGTTCATGCAGGAATTCTGCTCTACCGGCGAGCTTTTCCACCTGAAGATTCACAACCAGGTAGACAATGTGTTCATCAGCATCGTCTTCATGACCGTTGGTTTTATCATCATATACTCCTACATCGCTATGATGATGGTAGCCAAGTCAGCCTCCGCAGACAAGGACATAAACAGCAAGGCTCGTAACACGGTTCTCCTGCACCTGATCCAGCTAGGCCTgagtctctcctccaccctggtTCCTACTATAGTGTCAGCCTTGAAATCCAGAGCAATGGACAAAGCCACACAGATTGAGTATATTGTGTTTATCATCCTGATCATCCTGCCCAGGTGTCTGAGTCCTCTGATCTACGGCCTGAGAGACAAGGCATTCAGACACATCCTCATATACCATCTCACCTGTGGCCTCAGATGCACAGTGGAGCCCATTAAAATCTCCAGCTATTGATGTTTTTTCTTGTAACAGAAACATTTATTCCGTTTTTAATGAAAACTGTTTTTAAGAACTTGTAATAATGCTGAAAGAATGAACTCAACTAAAACACAGGTATGTGAATGTTTTAAAGGGACAATCTGCAGTTGGTACATACTTTTTTACCTTACAAATAAATGGAT
Coding sequences:
- the LOC135514591 gene encoding odorant receptor 131-2-like, whose translation is MSNTTTPFQLLSNNISLTNQRLAVPIRTFMGFLSVSPCLLFLYINTIMLYSLKSKPMFRETSRYILFGNLLFADTILLLASQLLYILAVAGLFVIRYICVVIVLVAIFTSAVSPLNLSVMSLERYVAICYPLRHASIVTPGTTGVVIAVVWILCSLNTIIKLVMLLVLESMPLDQFMQEFCSTGELFHLKIHNQVDNVFISIVFMTVGFIIIYSYIAMMMVAKSASADKDINSKARNTVLLHLIQLGLSLSSTLVPTIVSALKSRAMDKATQIEYIVFIILIILPRCLSPLIYGLRDKAFRHILIYHLTCGLRCTVEPIKISSY